One part of the Microvirga sp. TS319 genome encodes these proteins:
- a CDS encoding O-antigen ligase family protein, whose product MIFSLFLPSFGVHQPGGWGEPRWVGYWRGIYTHKNSLGNTASFALLMFAIFSKYVVKSTVFRRVTLIAVGMCLFGAASSTGLIVALVMVATSIGFSLLLNARRGTRPLILGSAFFFIVLAVVAAIPTLSVVFELLGKEPNLTGRVPIWSTLLPWALERPLLGFGFSSFEQAMLPRYFALTGEKLVNAHSGYLETFISFGYLGLAILAAVLISFVRNVVYLLQRQSPYERLLLPFAVAIYVGVLCSNITESFFLAYSSIHGVIFAIAYILVAVSRSATTASVVQRASHTKSLQLAVPQQVPISARK is encoded by the coding sequence GTGATCTTCTCACTCTTCCTGCCGAGCTTCGGAGTGCACCAACCAGGTGGCTGGGGAGAACCGCGTTGGGTTGGCTATTGGCGAGGTATCTACACTCATAAGAATTCGCTCGGAAATACAGCCAGCTTTGCTCTCCTCATGTTTGCGATTTTTTCCAAGTACGTAGTCAAGAGCACGGTTTTTAGAAGGGTGACCCTTATAGCTGTAGGCATGTGCCTCTTCGGAGCCGCCTCTAGTACAGGCCTTATCGTTGCGCTGGTCATGGTTGCCACGTCGATCGGCTTTTCGCTGCTTCTCAACGCGCGAAGGGGCACAAGGCCCTTGATCCTGGGAAGTGCGTTCTTTTTTATTGTGCTCGCTGTCGTAGCTGCAATCCCGACCCTAAGCGTCGTCTTCGAGCTTTTAGGCAAGGAGCCGAATCTCACAGGCCGCGTGCCGATTTGGAGCACTCTCTTGCCGTGGGCTCTCGAGAGGCCATTGCTTGGATTTGGCTTCTCAAGCTTCGAACAGGCAATGCTGCCGCGCTATTTTGCTCTGACCGGGGAGAAGTTAGTTAATGCACATAGTGGTTATCTAGAAACGTTCATTAGTTTTGGGTACTTGGGTTTGGCTATTCTAGCGGCGGTACTCATCTCATTCGTACGCAATGTGGTCTACCTTCTCCAGCGCCAGTCTCCCTACGAGCGATTGTTGCTGCCTTTCGCCGTTGCAATCTACGTCGGAGTTCTTTGCTCCAACATAACAGAGTCATTCTTCCTGGCGTATTCGTCGATCCACGGCGTGATCTTCGCGATTGCATATATACTGGTAGCAGTGTCACGATCGGCAACGACAGCAAGCGTCGTGCAACGAGCCAGTCACACGAAGAGCCTGCAACTTGCGGTTCCGCAGCAGGTTCCGATTAGCGCAAGAAAGTAG
- a CDS encoding glycosyltransferase family 4 protein, whose amino-acid sequence MRILVFTPLGRGGEGGVDRMMDGLHDELARQGLEDVCVNFIATRGRTTLWPLRYILCLVRALLLGLGRTYDVWHINLGSFGSTVRKLILVLIARSTGQAYVVHLHGGHFREYWESRPKFYRDMIRSMFLHASAVVVLGAIWKDLILEHVPECADRIVVLPNATRAPQYRQKCPSRDERVRILFLGRLGPEKGTPELLEALSDLSRLPEWDCALAGDGMVQETRALADAKLPGRVSVLGWVDSAEVERLLNASDVLVLPSHVENLPMSVVEAFAHGLAVAATPVGSIPDILEHEENGLLVPVRDATALAAALERLIVDRSLRERLGRNAKVTYQRSLTIESYVDRLLGIWKDAAPTSRAAEMS is encoded by the coding sequence ATGCGGATATTAGTCTTTACTCCTTTGGGCCGTGGGGGCGAAGGAGGAGTCGACCGAATGATGGATGGCTTGCATGATGAGTTAGCACGGCAGGGCCTTGAAGACGTATGCGTGAACTTCATCGCGACCCGAGGCCGGACCACGTTATGGCCGCTGAGGTATATCCTATGCCTGGTGCGAGCTCTCCTGTTGGGCCTTGGGCGCACATACGACGTTTGGCATATCAACCTCGGATCCTTCGGAAGTACAGTACGAAAGCTCATCTTGGTTCTCATCGCCCGTTCGACGGGTCAAGCCTATGTCGTCCACTTACATGGCGGACATTTTCGCGAATACTGGGAGTCGCGACCGAAATTCTATAGAGATATGATCCGAAGCATGTTCTTACATGCCAGTGCAGTGGTTGTTTTAGGGGCGATCTGGAAGGACCTGATCCTTGAACATGTCCCCGAGTGCGCGGACCGTATCGTGGTTCTCCCGAACGCAACTCGCGCTCCCCAATACCGCCAAAAGTGCCCGTCTCGCGATGAACGGGTGAGAATTCTTTTTCTGGGACGATTGGGGCCGGAGAAAGGGACTCCAGAACTCCTTGAGGCCCTATCCGACCTCTCGCGGCTGCCAGAATGGGATTGTGCGCTCGCAGGAGACGGAATGGTACAGGAGACGAGAGCGCTGGCAGACGCAAAACTCCCTGGACGCGTCTCGGTACTGGGCTGGGTGGATTCCGCAGAAGTCGAGAGACTTCTCAACGCTTCGGACGTTCTCGTACTTCCGTCGCATGTTGAGAATCTCCCGATGTCGGTCGTGGAGGCCTTCGCTCACGGGCTTGCGGTTGCCGCAACGCCAGTTGGATCGATTCCTGACATACTGGAGCACGAAGAAAACGGCCTGCTCGTACCAGTCAGGGACGCTACAGCTTTGGCGGCAGCGCTTGAACGCCTGATTGTTGACCGCTCTCTTCGGGAGCGCCTGGGCCGAAACGCAAAGGTGACATATCAGCGATCCCTGACAATCGAGTCGTATGTGGATCGGCTTCTCGGGATCTGGAAGGATGCCGCCCCGACGTCAAGGGCGGCCGAGATGTCTTAG